In Micromonospora cremea, the genomic window TCGGCGGCGGCAGTTGGTACGAATGACCGCCGCGTTCGGCCTCGCCGCCGCCGGCACCGCGGTCGGCACGATGGCGGCGATCACCCGCCGGTCCCGGCTGGCCCGCTGATGACGTTCATCGGCCGCCCGGATGCGACCTTCGTCACCCGGGAGCACAATGGGGCGATCATGCCGACCGACGTGCGTTGTCTGGTGGAGATCGACGAGTCGTCCGGGGTGGTCCGGCTGACCGGAGTGCTCGACGCTGCGGGCGCCGACACGGTCCGGGCCGCGCTGCTGGCAGTACTCTGCGACCGACCCGGCCCGGTGGTGGCCGACGTGAGCGGGTTGCGGGTCGCCGACCAGGTCGGGCAGGGGGTCTTCGCCGAGATCCGCCGGGAGGTCGCCGACTGGCCCGCGGCGGACGTGCTGCTCTGCGACCCGTCGGTCTCCGCGTCCGGCGGTGCGGACGCCGCACTGGCCGGCGTCCCGGCCTGGCCCACCCTGGACGGCGCGCTGGCCGCGGCGCCGCTGGCGGCGGTCCTCACCGCCGAGCTGGCCCCGACCGTTGGCGCCGCCCGGCAGGCCCGCGAGCTGGTCACCACCGGCTGCCAGCACTGGGACGTGCGGACGCTGGCCGAACCGGCGAGCATCGCGATCACCGAGATGGTCAACAACGTGGTGGCGCACGCCCGGACTCCGATGACCATCCGGCTGGCTCCCCAGGCCGGCACCCTGCGCGTGGCGGTTCGCGACCACTCCCCCCTCCGCCCCGCGTTCGCCGGGGTGGCACCGCCGACCCGGGCCGGCGGGCGCGGCCTGCTGCTGATCGACATGGTGGCCCGCCGCTGGGGCAGCAGCCCGGTACCGGACGGCAAGGTCGTCTGGTGCGTGCTGCACCCCGAGGACGAAAGCGCCCCCCTCGTCTGACGGGCCGTTCCCGCCCTGATGTCCGGCTCACCGGCACACGGCCGCCGCCCGCCGGTTATGGCGGCAGGGCAGCGGGTAGTGATCAGACATGCGCGACAACGAGTACCCGACCCCCGTATCCGACACCGAGGCGGAGGGGCTGCCCGACACCGCCGACGACGACTCGACCGCCAAGGACGACGTGCTGACCGGGCGCGAGGCGGACGGCCCTGAGCCGGCCCAGCTGCCCGGCGACCGGACCCCGGTGGCGGTGGACCGGTTCGGGACCACCGCCGAGGAACAGCTCGACGGTGAGTCGTTGGACTACAAGCTCCAGCGGGAGAGCTTCGAACGCCCGGTGGACGACCCGCTGGCCGGCCCGGTCGACCCGAAGATCGCTTTCGAGGCGGACAACGAGGCGGCCGCGGCGGAGGCCCAGCTGGACGCCGACGTGATGGACCCCGGTCCGACCTCGGACCCGAAGTCGCCGGTCTCCCTCTACGACCACGGCCGGCTCGGCACGGTGGCCGACGCCACGGTGGGTCGGCTGGTGGAACCGGACGAGGGGGCGCACACCGACCAGGAGACCGACTCCGTGGCGTACGACGCCGGTTCGGCCGGCGGTGGGGCGACCGCCGAGGAGCTGGCCATCCACGAGACGGAGCCGCCGCGCTCGGTCTGACCGGGGTCAGTCGTCCAGGCCACGCTCGATGGCGTACCGGGTCAGCTCGACCCGGTTGTGCAGTTGCAGCTTGCCCAGGGTGTTCTGCACGTGGTTCTGCACCGTGCGGTGCGACAGCCCGAGCCGCTGCGCGATCTGCTTGTAGGACAACCCCTTGGCCACCAGGCGCAGCACCTCCGTCTCCCGGTCGGTGAGGCGCGGCGCCCCGGGTTCCGCGCCGCTGGTCGACCCGGCGTCCGACCCCGGCCCGGCGGCCAGCCGGCGGTACTCGCCGAGGACCAGCCCGGCCAGGCCGGGGGTGAACACCGGATCGCCGGCCGCCGTGCGGCGCACCGCATCGAGGAACTCGGCCGGCGCGGTCGACTTCACCAGGTACCCGGTGGCCCCCGCCTTGACCGCGTCCAGCACGCTCTGCTGCTCGCCGCTGGCGCTGAGCATCAGCACCCGCACGTCGGGCAGCGCCGCACGCAGCCCGACGACCACCTCGACGCCGGAGACATCCGGTAGTTGCAGGTCGAGGACGACCACGTCCGGACGGGCGGCGGGGGCCACCCGGATCGCCTGCCGCCCCT contains:
- a CDS encoding response regulator, whose product is MVVDDHPMWREGVARDLTEAGFLVVATSGEGRQAIRVAPAARPDVVVLDLQLPDVSGVEVVVGLRAALPDVRVLMLSASGEQQSVLDAVKAGATGYLVKSTAPAEFLDAVRRTAAGDPVFTPGLAGLVLGEYRRLAAGPGSDAGSTSGAEPGAPRLTDRETEVLRLVAKGLSYKQIAQRLGLSHRTVQNHVQNTLGKLQLHNRVELTRYAIERGLDD
- a CDS encoding ATP-binding protein, producing the protein MTFIGRPDATFVTREHNGAIMPTDVRCLVEIDESSGVVRLTGVLDAAGADTVRAALLAVLCDRPGPVVADVSGLRVADQVGQGVFAEIRREVADWPAADVLLCDPSVSASGGADAALAGVPAWPTLDGALAAAPLAAVLTAELAPTVGAARQARELVTTGCQHWDVRTLAEPASIAITEMVNNVVAHARTPMTIRLAPQAGTLRVAVRDHSPLRPAFAGVAPPTRAGGRGLLLIDMVARRWGSSPVPDGKVVWCVLHPEDESAPLV
- a CDS encoding DUF5709 domain-containing protein; translation: MRDNEYPTPVSDTEAEGLPDTADDDSTAKDDVLTGREADGPEPAQLPGDRTPVAVDRFGTTAEEQLDGESLDYKLQRESFERPVDDPLAGPVDPKIAFEADNEAAAAEAQLDADVMDPGPTSDPKSPVSLYDHGRLGTVADATVGRLVEPDEGAHTDQETDSVAYDAGSAGGGATAEELAIHETEPPRSV